The DNA segment cccccctcttgaactttggcactattaaacccaacatgATCGAAGAAGGAGAAAAGTGATCTTACTAGTTCCCTGCACCCTAACCCCCCGTTCGACAACACTTTCTATTCAAGTAAACTTTTATTTAAGTTTGTTCACTTGAGAGATTGtgtttaaatttgtaaattctGGAATCATTTAGCATTTGAACAGTTTTATTATCATCTGATTGACTGCTTCCAAGCTTTGTACACTAAGGTAGCAAGCTTCTATGAACAGAAGCACATGAAAATGTTTATTGAAGAGAAACTCGTGCAAAAGTTACACTAAGAAAAACAATATTGACATCAGTGGCTCCACAAGCTGCAATCCAAAAATTTGTTTCAGAACTCAAGCAACTGGCTTCAGCACGTACATTTTACACCCGTGTGGATCAACTTGGGCAGTCAATTTTTCCTGAAAGCGTTCCACCAATGTCTTGTGCTGCAAGCATTGTAGCACATAAATCATAGCATCAGTACCAAAAGAATTGTGATGAAAACAAAGCATGCATGCAAGATTGAATGAATCCAATACAATACCTCCCAAAGGTCTCTTGCTTGGACAACACTTTTTGATGGAATACCAATGTCATCCCAGTTGGCTGTAATGGAAATATTCCAAGGGCCACGATTAAGCAAGATAACAGCCACCCTGTACATTGAAAGAGGACCTGCCCAAATCTGCAAAAAAACTCATCTATGATAATTTCTTGTTCATATGAAAATAGAGACAAAAGCATGTGCTGTGTTCCATATTCAACTTACCTCAATATCACCTTCCATCCTAACCTTTTTACCTTGTACACCAAGTGAATCTGACATTGTatgatataaatattaataacagTAACAATGAATAAGAAATGAATTTGATATAAACTAACAAAGTTCAAGATTTTTACAGAATGTGAAAGGTTTCTAGACAATGAAAACCGACCAATTAAAAATCATGGTAGCTATGACTTTTCAAGTAATTTTTGTAAAGACTGATAAAACATCTTTACTTTGTCAGTACATAAACTATTTTCATTAGAGAAAATAGAATGACCCTAGTTATGTATCACCTTGGTTAACTGCAATAACTTCCTTATTTGTTACAATCTCCACAGTCTCTTTAGTCATATTTCTAACATCACAGccaagaagaagaggagccTGCAATAAACCTTCACATGAGGAAATAAAAGAAGAAGGCCTTGCACATGCTTTTACATAAATCAGTGTACttgaaaacaaaagaattacagtGCTACCTTGGAAAGGGCCCATAAACTGAAGTGAACAATATATTCATTCTTTGTCATCCCTCCATTTCCCACCTCAAGCATGTCAGGATCTGTTGAGTTCACATGTTCAATGGATATCATGATTCTCAATTGGATAAAATATACTAAAGAAAACGTAAGGTTAATGAAATTCTAACCATTCCAACCACCAGGTCTTGCATAATCAGCATAAACTTCGTTCATGTCTGCCCTTGAAATCATGCTGCCAAAGATAATGGTAACCTTTATTATCTACAGATCCATATTAATTCAATATGGCTGAACAGCTAAATAGCCTACTTGATTAGCTCTTAATTAGTAGCCAAATTCCATACATTTTCCTTACAGATCCAAATTAATCAATTTAGGTGAACAGCTACATACCCTGCTTCATCACATTTCAGGACCAATTTTAGAATAATTCTGCTCCAGTTGATTTGATCCGTTAAGTGGtacattatcatttttttcttatttataggAGTTGAACACAAGTACCAGGAGAGCTTACAACAACTCAAGACTGATCAACCAGTTGAGTTAGATCCTGGTTAGTAGATTATTACTCTGATTAACAATGAAACTAATGTTTTAGataattttcttttgaataGGTGTGCAATAGACACATGAGATGGCTATAGAAATTTGCTCCATTTGTACTGActaactaaaaacataattttcacCTTTCCCATGAATCATTAATGTCATTGGTAGTTCTCCAGCTGTTTCCCACTTTAGCACCCCATAAAGCAGGGTGCAAGTCTCCCCTAACAAACACACCAAATATGATTAGAGGGAAGACCTTAAAATTGGTGCAGCAATAAGATACTAAACACAAGTAAAATTACCATTCACACAGTGAGAAGAAGATTGGACGACGAGCCATCGATAAAGCCCGAGTCATAACAGGGTATCTAGTCATATGAAGACCatagttttcaaaattatatacaacTAACAAAGTGGAATGTTCAAATATTCAACTCGATCAATCAAAATATAACACCAATATGCATGAATACCTATCAGTTGGTTTTGATTCATCATTGTTACAGTTATCATACTTCAAATAATCAATACCCTGTAAATAAACCAAAAGAACCATTTGTTTAATTGCACTATATACGATAATTCCAagggaaaagaagaagaaaagagcaCAATGTCAAATACCCATGATGCAAAAGTCTTGGCATCTTGAAATTCATGACCAAGAGAACCAGGCATCTGTTTGCTACAAGTTAAATACCTGCAAAATTGACCAATCTAAACCTTGgttaaaaatgttataaaaaaagcACATTGGACTAAATTGGTGGCTAGTTGTTTAGTTAAGTCTATGTACCCAGCATCTGAATAAATTCCAAGTTTAAGACCTTTTCTGTGAACATAATCTGCAAGAGCTTTGATTCCAGAAGGAAATGTTGATTTTTTTGCTACCAGATTACCCTATAACAATACAACAAATAACAATAGCCTATACAGAtgtttgaagaaaacaaaaattaattgaatGTGAGAACTTTCAGCTAAGCAGTAAGAAAATTAAATGCAATGAAGCATATAAAAACCATAACAAACATACACTAGCATCCCGGTTTAATTCAGCCCAACAATCATCTGCAACaatagaaaaatagaaaattgtGGATTAAGTTTAACTGCTTGTGCTTATGACATTTTGCATAGCAAAGAAGCACATGCTTGTTCTTGAAAAAATAGGAGTTTTCATGTACCTATATTGACATATCTGTATCCAAGCTTAGAAAGACCAGTAGAAACAAGGGCATCAGCTGTAAACCCATATAAAAAATTCACAGTCAGACTAAATTCTCAACCAAGTGgatcttttctaaaaaaaataaaataaaagtcaaAAGCTACGTTCTCACATGTACACATAATTCTATATATAACCATAAATTGATGATGATTGATAAATACAAAATTCACAAAGCATACACACAAATAACCACATACCAGTTTCTTTGATGATATTTTCGTtaatttgacaagaaaaatGATTCCAACTGTTCCACCTGCACCAAAAAGAACTATTGTAAGTAATAACATCTCAGTATAATAAATCTTTTGATGGATAAATTTGGAATCACACAGGAATGAGCTATGTGTAGTTGTAACTACTTATTTAAGGTATGAGAAAAAAAACTGTTCTCCCAAGATGCTTGCCAGCACTATTTACAACACAAACCGACTGTCGGTTGAGGAGTATTGTAATTTGTCAGTGATAAACAGGGAAACTAAGAGACTTTGCAAGTAAAAAAACAGTCATTCtcacaaaaagaagaaactTTGAGTTACTGAACACAAATCACACACATACCCCATTGGAGGAGTTTTAGCAAGGCCATTAGCAAGAAGATTCCTCCTGGGTTGCTCCACATGGTCATGGAGTTGTGTTGGGTCTGATGATGAAGCAGTGGCACAAGTCAATGAGAAGAGCAAAAGGGTCAGCAAAAACACCAGCACCTCATAGCTAAACCTTCTTCTCTCCATTGTGTTTCTTCACTTCAGCACTTTTTGCTTCAACTGCAGTGAGACAGACAAGATCCCTTATCTATTTATACACAGATTGCCTTCACTGCTATGTTACTCAGTTCAAGGTTGTTTTTTTGGAGTTACTCTAAGTTGGAGgttaaaatatacataaataaataaattgagtaatatataaaagtgagaaaaaaaatattgaaactttattattttcaaatctttttaatatggttttattttatatatgattaACTGAAGAGTCATGAATACATATTTGTTTCATTGTGTTTCTGTGCTACACAATTTCACGACAATGTAATACGATCCAAAATCACTATGACATGAGCAtagttttgaatatttttcatgtGAGATATAAGTTGAGACTTTCAATATTAAGAAAAGATAACTATAGGTAGTTTTCCTACAAACTTCTTTAAATATGTTTACAATAATAtcttcatgattttttttataaattaatttgtaaactCATATTATTtctcttaacttttttttatattatataaatcgATTTCaatttatatcaattttatttatttatttatttatttataaatttttatatataaagctcttccaaacaaaataatataaaatatcctAAAAAAATTTGATTCCATAATGATCTTTAgatttagtttaatttaatgtttttaattatatttaataaagaattaaaacatgaaactaatattattaacatttttttattattgttagtttttatattttttgtatggaatttttagttttaaattaattcataattaaacacaaaagacaaaacaataggttatTATATATCCATacactttattttaataaaacctTAATATTCGTTTACAATGATAAGAAGAAGAACTATtatgataattatatattaaaatattttacttgataATGAAAGTTGGATTTAACacaatttaatgtttttaattatatttattgataattaaactactgaaataaatattaaaagacGTATTAAACTACTAAGATTAATGGATAAATAATGTTCTATATACATTGTGATCACATATTAAAAGACATTAAACTactgaaataaatattaaacacaAAAGACAAAATAATAGGTTATTATATATCcatatactttattttaataaaacctTAATTTcctttacaataataataagaagaactattatgataattatatatattaaaatattttacttgacAATGATAGTTGGATTTAACacaatttaatgtttttaattatatttattgataattaaactactgaaataaatattaaaagacaTATTAAACTACTAAGATTAATGGATAAATAATGTTCTATATACATTGTGATCACATACCATATACCAAGAGTGTacttaaaaaaatgaaacaagacAATTAAACTGCATCATCTTCTGTATAAACTCCATTAATAATGAACCTTGATCTGATGTGTATTATTATagaatataacttttttattgtgTTCAGGAAATTATTGTCATTATCTATATTAGTATAGAAAATTAGAAAGTGTTGTGTTTCAAAAAGTGAAGGTTCTGGTGTAGACATCACACAGAGAACTACAAAAATGTCACATGAAATAAGAAGATAAGGATTTCCCAATATTTACTATGCAATAGTTTTAGGTTTGTGGGAACTATCTAGAATATAGACTTTCACTGCAAATTTCAATACCAATATGACTGTATAAACTTCTTCCAACACATctaagattgaaaaaaaaaacaatttattattatcttaaaattaaattgtatGAATTCTTTTATATgacttatttcaatttttttttaatttataaaaagttaatttaattaGTAACAAAATTTCTAGAAAagttattatgaaaaaatttattttaaacacattctaatttttaaaatttagggtttaacaaaaaaatattattaaatccagcatatttatttttaaatttttaattattattttaattttgttttattatatctAATTTCTATTTaccaatattattaatatttatttttagaatattaTTGACAACTATTATAAATACTATCATAAtttatagttattattaatGTTGGAAATTAATGTTATAAATAAACTTGTAGGAATTGAAGTCAAGGTTTTAGAATAATCTTTATTAGATCAATTATGTTATGGTGTagtgattattattatatttattagtataattattaatattaataaaattaataatataattaattttattaatattattattattaaaattaataatattattaattattataataatattattaattattataataatattattcataatattaatatcattaaatattattgttaatattcttaaatatcattaaatattattaatattaataaatattattaatattactaatattattaaatactactaatattattaaatattatcaaatactattaaatattataaatattgttaattattataaatattattaaatactattaatattataatagtattaacattattaataccattaatattataaataataataatattattattaatattaataaaaaaattaatatcattaatattttatattattaatataaattcgTATATAATAAGGTAATTTACATAGAGATAATAGTTCCGTGAGTAATGAAAATCGTAGTTATCTACCAACTCCAAACCGTGAGTAATGGAAATAGAAGTTACCTACCAATTTTGGGTAATGAAAACAATAATTACCAACTCCAGTATGTGAATAAAtctaacatattttatttttaaatttttaattattatatgaatttttattattattattaattattaaataccaatattatatattattatgattattatttataattattatttatgttatcaacattattaataacattaatattattaatattatttttattattattaaaattattattattattagttttataaattttaatagtatgtattagttatgattattatttattattattgtttatgaaTATTAggtatgattttataattattcatattataataatattttttaatattttgtacataattattatgatt comes from the Phaseolus vulgaris cultivar G19833 chromosome 8, P. vulgaris v2.0, whole genome shotgun sequence genome and includes:
- the LOC137827146 gene encoding alpha-galactosidase 1-like — encoded protein: MERRRFSYEVLVFLLTLLLFSLTCATASSSDPTQLHDHVEQPRRNLLANGLAKTPPMGWNSWNHFSCQINENIIKETADALVSTGLSKLGYRYVNIDDCWAELNRDASGNLVAKKSTFPSGIKALADYVHRKGLKLGIYSDAGYLTCSKQMPGSLGHEFQDAKTFASWGIDYLKYDNCNNDESKPTDRYPVMTRALSMARRPIFFSLCEWGDLHPALWGAKVGNSWRTTNDINDSWESMISRADMNEVYADYARPGGWNDPDMLEVGNGGMTKNEYIVHFSLWALSKAPLLLGCDVRNMTKETVEIVTNKEVIAVNQDSLGVQGKKVRMEGDIEIWAGPLSMYRVAVILLNRGPWNISITANWDDIGIPSKSVVQARDLWEHKTLVERFQEKLTAQVDPHGCKMYVLKPVA